The following proteins are encoded in a genomic region of Athene noctua chromosome 9, bAthNoc1.hap1.1, whole genome shotgun sequence:
- the MARVELD3 gene encoding MARVEL domain-containing protein 3, producing MAERSGPLVPRDGPTGAGGRAVRGGGGGGRDGPGRAGGREGLGMETGWGGQAAVRAPGRGSTGRAAVRDPDVGWAGPGLGGPGRGAVRDPGGGRAGARRAGPRSREGPGRGAGRGRKGPAAARAPGRSLPSPPPSPLSAVPGAGPGQPPRSRAAAPGLLERRRCRYLRTGRGCCRAVEALLAGLILLCGSVSGGSAGGYTGLPGLGGLYYYQYGGAYSGFGGADGERAQQLDQRFHRLKLPVARAAMAAGGALMASSCLLIAAGVLQLPGRFPAWLLLECSLDTVTAIGIVPALACFFHFLLGVYNSSVCREREQLYQSKGYQGFRCSLHGAEIAASLLGCVAAIAHLLSAGLALREYRAARKLEQNPRQLYEL from the exons AtggcggagcggagcggccccCTCGTCCCGCGGGACGGACCcaccggggcgggcgggcgggcggtgaggggcggggggggaggcggtCGTGATgggcccgggcgggcgggaggccgGGAGGGGCTCGGGATGGAGACGGGCTGGGGCGGGCAGGCGGCCGTGagggccccgggccggggctcgACGGGGCGGGCGGCCGTGAGGGACCCGGACGTGGgttgggccgggccggggctcggcgggccgggccgcggagcCGTGAGGGacccgggcggggggcgggccggggctcggcgggccgggccgcggagcCGTGAGgggcccgggcggggggcgggccggggcaggAAGGGCCCAGCGGCCGCGAGGGCCCCGGGCCGCTCGCTGCCATCTCCGCCGCCGTCACCCCTCAGCGCCGTGCctggagcggggccggggcagccgccgCGCAGCCGCGCTGCCGCGCCGGGGCTGCTGGAGCGCCGTCGGTGCCGGTACCTGCGCACGGGCAGGG GTTGCTGCCGGGCGGTCGAGGCGCTGCTCGCCGGGCTGATCCTGCTCTGCGGCTCCGTGTCCGGCGGCTCGGCGGGCGGGTACACGGGCCTGCCCGGCCTGGGCGGCCTCTACTACTACCAGTACGGCGGGGCCTACAGCGGCTTCGGCGGCGCCGACGGGGAGAGGGCCCAGCAGCTCGACCAGCGCTTCCACCGCCTGAAGCTGCCGGTTGCCAGGGCGGCGATGGCTGCGGGGGGTGCCCTCATGGCTTCCTCCTGCCTCCTTATCGCGGCCGGTGTCCTGCAGCTGCCGGGGCGGTTCCCGGCATGGCTGCTCCTGGAGTGCAGCCTGGACACGGTGACTGCAATTGGCATCGTGCCCGCTCTGGCctgtttcttccattttctgctgGGGGTTTATAATTCGTCAGTGTGCAGAGAAAGGGAGCAGCTTTACCAGAGCAAAGGCTACCAGGGTTTCAGGTGCAGCCTGCATGGTGCCGAGATTGCTGCCAGCCTCCTGGGCTGCGTGGCTGCCATCGCACACCTGCTGAGCGCAGGCCTGGCTCTCAGGGAGTACAGAGCTGCTCGCAAACTGGAACAGAACCCCAGACAATTATATGAGCTTTAG